The genomic DNA TGTGAGCAGTAACAAAGGGTGATTAGCTTGATTAGCTTGATAGCTTCCCGGCCGGTTACAACAATAAATGGTCCTGATACTAAACAATCTACACTTTAGATGGAAAAAGAGAACTCGATCCAATCAGAGACCGACATGGCCGACAGAAGAAACATACGTAGCTTTGACAAGCCATCAACTTAAAATCTCAAATAATGTTAACATCAGTGACTAGCCGCAAGCTATCCGGCGACATAGAAAACTGTATTTTTGCTTCCCCTAAACCAACACTTTTTAAGCTAGATGGAGCCTAGCAAACTAGCGCTCTCCTAGCTCAACCATGTGTGTGCTCACGATTCACGAACACAAAGCTGTCAGgacgaaggaaaaaaaaaagacaacatAAACAGTacgtgaatttttttttcttgtgggTCTCAGGAACGCGAACCAAACAACCTAGACCGCCAAATGGAAATGGCCGTGCAACCTCTCTGTCGAGCGGAAGGAATCATGGACCACGGCACCACGCCCCCGTCCGAGGCGCTCCAGCCGTTACCGAACAAACGCCGCCTGGCCACGACGAAACCCCGGCAAATCCAAGCCAAATGAATCGTGCCAGTGGCCAAGCAAGTTCTCGGGGGTAGCAAACAAAACACCGTCGAATTTCAACTCAGGGGACACACAGCACAGGCAAAACACCGCGGCTGGATCACTCGCTCGCGCCCAGTGTTGTGGCCTATAAAACGGCCTGGGTCCCCCTCTCGTCCCACTCCTCCCTCTCAGCCTCACgacgtctcgtctcgtctcctGCGCGTTCCGGTTCCCACCCCACCATTAACGCCCTCCCTGCTCAGGACTTGCTAGTGGGGGACGAGGAAAGAAGGGACCTTTTGTTTTCCGCGGTTTCTTGCAATCCTCACCAAGTCACCATGCTAAGGAAGTCCCAAGGAGGTTACCGGCTGGGCCGGAAGCTGCTCGGCGTGTGGCGGTGGGCGCTctgcggccggcgccggcgccacggAGGCTACCTCCGCCTGCAGCAGcgttgcggcggcggccactGCGGGGACCGCGCGGCCAGGAGGCTCGCGCCGGTGCTGCGGTGGGGCCGGTCGCTGGCGCGGCGGCTGAGGCTCGGGTGGAGGGCCGGCGGGAAGCGCGCgctggaggacggcggcgacggcggcgagccggcggtgaCCACGCCCAAGGGGCAGGTGGCCGTGTACgtgggcggcggggaggcgtcGCTGCGGTACGTGGTGCCGGTGGTGTACTTCAACCACCCCATGTTCGGGGAGCTGCTGagggaggccgaggaggagttCGGGTTCCACCACCCCGGCGGCATCACCATCCCCTGCCCCGCCGCGCGGTTCGAGCAGgccgccgccctggccgccgccgggaaGAAGGGACTCGCCAGGTGGTAGTGGTAGTAGCAGGGGAGTCGCTGCAGCAGTCGGTTAGGGAGGGAGAGATGCccctgaccgccgccggccggccgggcggcggcggcggcggatggtgtACATATGTGTGTTTCCATCGGAAAggggctagctagctagctgattTTGTTCGTTCGATTCTTGGTCATGTGTGTTGACTGATGCCTCCTGCTGTTCTTTGTTTCTCGATGCTATTACTATTCTTGTTCAGATTTCAGAACACCCTGGTTATCTGTTCTTCCAATCAAATCACTAGAATTTCGCTTCTCTCGCGAATCCAAGCATCCAACGGCTGACCCGAGCGCGATGAAGATTCCACGTTCGCCAATTCCAGTAACCATCAATCACCGGCAGTTTCACATAGCCGACTAGCCGAGCTTATCCAAATCTCGCCCACAAGGAGTGCTACCCCGACCTTTTGGTACGAGCATGCTCTGTTTTTCTGTTCGCCTCAATCGTTTGACTGCAAGCCAAAGTCTGCAACCTGCAAAACTCTAATGAGAAGTCGAGACAGAGGCAGAGGAGAGCACCCACCCACCCTCGCTCTTCAATTCGTCATTTTTGTCTCATGCCAATTACTACTCCTGAATCGGATGCTCGGAAACGCGTGCCATTCAGCTCCGTCGGACGGTGGAAACGGTACCCCAACAAGCCAACACTGTACGAACCGTACGCCTCCCATCCGTACCCCACCCCACGCACGATCAGCTCGGCAGTTGGTGCACGCTGTTGCGGCCGTGCCACTATTTTCACGCAGCACGCCAGTGTGCGGTGTGCCTGCCGCCCTGCCCCGCTCACCCGCGTCAGCTTGCTCGGCATGAACAACCACGCGACGGCGCGTCAGCACGTTACCGTCATGCCCCGCTCGCACAAGCACTTCTTCCTGTACTTGCGTGGCGGTGAGGTGCAAAGCGGAGCGCAACCGCGGTGCGTGTGCCCGGCAAGTACAGAGCACCgccctggcggtggcggcaggccGGGATCTTCCGGTGCCTGATCGACAGGGACGGCCGCCCAGTGGCTACCGTGCCCTACCAGAATTCTACAGCAGCAATCATGGGTTCGTACGAGGACGCCGCTGTCCGTTCACGGGGCAAACGCGGCCGTCTTATCGCCGGGCAGGACCAGGATCTCGACCTCCCTCTCTGCTCAGGCGCGCAGGGGAGCCAGATACACCCTGCTGCCATCATCCCATCCTCGCGCGCTCACCGTTCCGGCGTGGGCGCTGCACGGACGCAATCATATCAATCCATCATGCGGCCGCGAGCCCcgcgcaccaccaccacgatACGCAAGCGCAGCCCAGCCGCGGGCGGAGATATGACGGAAAGGTGCAGGCGCATCCCCGCGACATCTCCCCGGGGCTCTGCGAGATAAAGTTGTGATCGCCGTTTCGCGCGGCGCGCGTGGCCTTCCATCCCGTCCCTTTTCGAGTTTTGGTTCCGTCTCCGCCCCGGCCCGGGGCACGGCCGCACGGGCATATCTGCTTTCACACTTCACACCACCTGCCGGGTCCGCGAAAAAAACGATGTTCCTGCTGCTAGTGTGCGTTATTGAGGCGATCAGGAAAGCTGAACTAGAAAATCTGCCGTCcatctttccaaaaaaaagacaGAGACCGGTCGTCTTTGCAGGGCCTACGGCTCGAACGGTGGTGTCCTTTTCCAGTTTCCCGGCTCCGTTCTGCTTTTAGCGAAGAGAGGAGAGCGCAGCACGGTTAGAGAAGCGAGCAGGTTAAGGTCTAGTTCGTCTCAGCTGGATTGAATTCCGGATCTGATTTCAGTGATTGCACCTTTATCACTCAATCTAATCATGATTTAATTCTGCCAATCCACTCAAAACGAACAAACAAATCACTCAAATAGTCGTGgcttcttctccgacgccgaTGCCAGCAAGCGCGGCCAGTCAGCTGGTGCAGCGGAGGGGCGCGCAGCCGTGGCCACGCCGTGGCTGGAGGGTGCGTGCGGCAGGCTGGCAGCATCGGGTCGGTGGTGGTGCtgggggcgcgagcggcgggccgGCAGCCATGGGGTGCGGAGGTGCCCGGAAGTGCAGGCGGCGGCACAGCAGGGCTGCGGGTGGAGGTGCAGCGGTGGGGTCCGGCCATGGAGCGCGGAGGCGCGGGGGAGCAGCGAGCGTCGAGTTGAGCGAGTGGCTAGACTCTGTTCGTGAGGGAAGGAGGTGGGGAATGATTTCGGACCGTGAGTAGAGGGGGAAAATCGAATCGATATGTTTCCATTCTGAACTAGATCTAACCAAACAGCGAATCCAAGCCAGATCTGACTCCATTCCAAGCCGTTCCAATCCGTCCGAATTGGGCTACATTCCGGACCCAACCGAATGGACCCTAAAGCAAGCAGCTCCGATCCGTTGCTGCTTAGATCCCGATGCGCGAGCCCGTCGTGGCATTGTGTTGTGCCGGATGGTACTATATCTGTATATGGACCGGGTTACATGGTGTTATCCGTATGTATCTTTCATTCTTTCTGCACTGGGAAAACAGGACGAGAACAAGAGGAAGACACGGTGTTCATAGCAGTAGTTCTTGTTCTTGATCCTCTTCACTGTGGATCGAGTCAAAACACGGTGTTTTCATGTGGTTGCAGGAGCGTCAAATGTTTATTTTGACCTAAATGTATAGCCAGCTCCGAGAAATGTCAAAAAGAAATAGCAGACTAACAACAAGCATAGATAGACCCGGATGAATCATAATACTAATATTCAGTGCATGATTGCGTAGTTGCAGGCCTACAGTACGGGTACGGTTCAGTCTGATGTGATATTGTGATGTGCAGGAATGGCTGAGCCAACAACTactgtttcttttcttcttctttttatccTAAGAACTACCATTTCAGTGCAAGGCCAAACCTTTGACGGCAAACGAACTATGAGGGAATATCCCGGCGGCATCGCAAGATCTTCTTGGAAAATGACAAGAGCAGGCAACTAGGGCCTCTAGGGGAAACAAAGATTTCTAGCCATATCTCATATCTCAGTCGTAAAGAATCTAGCACTCTCGGTAGGCTAGTAGCACACAAGTTGGAGTTGGGCAGATGAAAAGAACCTGATACTGCCGATTCCTCGAGACCGTCAGCGGGGTTGCAGCTTCCCGCCATCTCAGGCACCGTCGGAACTAATCGAGTCGCAAAATACCGAGCTGCAGAGCTGCCTCACCTGACGCCTTCAGAGTTTCAGACGACAATCTGGGAACTCATTTCCTACCCAGTAAGCCGGTgaggaccttttttttttttttaggaaaggGCTGAAGAACTGGGCCAGCCGGCACACCAGCTGGCCCGCAATGTTTCCAATTCGAATGCCGGGCCTTGTTTCAGAAAGAGTTCTGACCCTCTCATTTCACAATGTAATGGGCCTTGTGGTGCCGGTGTGTAACAGAGACACTCCTGCCCGGCACACAGCAGCAGCCATTTCAGCTCATCCAGGCCATATACGCCaacccatgggccatggcgaAGGCATCttgggccgtgtttagttggggaatttgggaggtgccaaattactgttacagcactgtagcacactgtagcgtttcgtttgtatttgtgaattattgtccaaatattgactaattaggctcaaaagattcgtctcgcaaagtacaacaaaactgtgcaattagtttttaatttcatctacatttagtattccatgcatgtaccgcaagtttgatgtgatggggaatcttctttttgcatagtgtcaaagttgggagttgggagtaactaaacatggccttgttAGCCTTGGCCAACCGCGCGTCGCCCACATCTCCATAAGTTCAGTAAGTTGAAATTCATCATCTCGCCGGCCTTCCTGTCTCCGCATATATTCCGTCCACATTTCCAGCGACCTTTCCACTCCGTTTTCCGCCCGCTCTTATCCTCCATCCTAAGACTGGCGAGTTTCATTTCATTGTTTTCAGAACCGCCATATCATTTAGAGTGAAATAAAATATCCCACAATGCAACTctcatttttattgttttaTAGACAGCTGTTATATTTAATTCATGTATGGCACAAAATTTTTTCACTGAACACATGATCAAATAAAATGAACCTCTTAACTCTCAATGGAAGGTGTCATGTGTTGGAAATCTGTGTGAACTGAGTTTCTCCCCCATAATTCTGATGTCATGTCATCATATTTGCCTATGTGACATCTCGTTGATGGAGAATGAAACTCCAAGTGAAAGGGGCCTAATCAAGCTATGCCGGGATATAAATGTGGATGTGGTGTGCCTGTTGTTGGTCCCGGAATACCTTAAGAATGAAAAAGGTCACCATAGGCAATTGTCAATATGAACATCGGCTATCACTAAAATAACAATTAGTCGATCCTAAATTAAAATGATTACCTAGTTACCTGGGTGGATATGTTTTGGATTGTCTTTATTTTGCATTCCTAATCTTATTAAGAACATTTATGAGCTTATTACCCTAGAACATCCCAACGCAATTTTGTTTTGACAAACCTTGTCGACGACCTTCATCTCACCCAAACCCCATGGCCTTTGGAGCCAAACGAAGCAGCGGCTGGAGCGTGTCCGGCGCGAACTTCCTCGCGAACAGGAAGCAGACGCCGCTCGCCCCGTCATCGTAGGTGCAGTTACTCCtgcccgcccctcccctcctgaTCCTCCCGATCAGCTCCTCCGTCACCTCCTCCGCCCTGTGGGTGCGCGGGTGGGACCCCGTCCGCCGCTTCGGGTCCCAGTCCGCGAACGTGAGCGTCCGGTTGGCGTTGCGCCGCCCCCACCCCAGCACGCTCACCAGCGTCGGCACGTAGTGCTCGTCCACGACACAGAACCTCTCGCCGGCGCAGTTCTCCCGGAACGTCGGGAAGTAGGCGCCGTCGGCGacgacctcggcggcgagggcgcggtcCACCTCGAACCACTGGGAGCCCTTGCGCCACTGCGCGACGGAGACGTTGTTGCGGAGCGCGAACAGGGGCCTGTAGCGCGCCGGCGTCGCGATGCTCTCCACGAAgctggcgccgccggagccggtgAGGACGGCGTACACGGTGGGGAAGTTGTAGACGGGGATGCACGACTCCGACAGCAGCGCGAAGCGCTCGTTGCCGAGGTCCAGCAGCGCGTTCGCCAGGAGCCGGCGCTCCGCGTCCACGAGGGTGACGCCTCCCCACGTCGTTCTCTGCGCCCACCGAACATATAGTATAGCGTCAGATTGCAGTGTACGAAATTTTCTTTGACAATGGCTTAGACTACTCTATCTTAGTTACCTGGCTTGGGATCATGCGACCGTGGAACACGGAGTCCCTCGGCGGCGACCCAGTGTAAGAGGGATTCGCATGCACGTAAATGGAGTAGAGGCCATGGTGTCCCTCGAAGAACTTCTCCCACAGAGGTCGCAGAGGCAGGTCCCCTCTCACCAGGAACATGAAGGCGACCTTGGGCACCCGGTGGTACGGCGTCCCGTCGACTTTCGTTGCCATGGACGCCCACCGGAACAGCTCCTCGTCGGTCATGTTGTGCATGGCGCTGATCGTGGTCGGTGGCAATGACGTAGCCGTCGACGGCGGCTTAGCAGAGGGCGAGGGTGTAACGAAAGGGAAGTAGAGGTTTTCGACGCTTGCGCTGGAGGTCATGCCGAGGACAAAAcccaaggagaagaagagaagcgCTACTGGTAGTGGTAGCACGAAGAGGAGTATCCTGCGTAAATGAGGCAAGGCCAAGGGCTTGTTTCTGTCGTTCTTCATGGCTGACGGCTTGGCCACAGGATGGTAGCTATCGCGCATCAGATAGACACGCAGCTACCTTAGTTATACTACTGCCTCACTGAGGCATCCACACATGCAGGATTCCGGCCGCTTTGCTCTCTCTGAAAGCTAACATATGGCTTGTTAATGCAAAAGAAAATAAGTAGCGTTCACTAATTTGTTTCGTCATTAGCAGGCGTACATCTAGGAAGGTACAGCCTTTGGTCCCGTCATGAATTCCCGGTAGAAATGTATAAGTGCGGGTTCTCGTGTATAAATTCTTCAAACAATGGGCTTGGTCAAATGGGGAGAAACTAAACAAATGGCATCTCTTCGGGGCGCGGCTTAAGAGAGGCCACGAACTATTGCTTGTGCGTACGCAAAGGAGATGCCATCGACTGCTGATACACCCTTGACGCAACCTCGCCAGATCTTGTGTACATCTGGGGTAAAGTTCAACGCCAAAGTCGCAGGGAATCTCAATTTAAGAAATTCATCAACATTTGATACAGCACAATTAAACTTGGGGGCAAATTGGTGTGCATGCAGTTATAAATTACTGACCAGCATGACGGCTCAGTTTATAGATTTCTTGGCTTTGTTCCTCCTGAGAGCACAGGCTGCTGCCACAATACCAGCAAGAAGGATGGACTGGTTGCTGCAGGGATACGCCACCGCCAAAAGGAATACAAAGCGCACCTCGCAGCTCCAGTTGAAGTTCTCCAATGATAAGTCCTTGCATACATTGATCCCGGCTGTTGATCTTGCAACTTCGGCAGAAGTATACAGAATACAGGGTTGCCGAAAACAGCTTTCTGACGCTAGGCAAGTGAGCTAGAGTTACCGATCCGTCGGGCGAGGGACGCTGTTTGAGCTAATTTTGGTTGATCTAGCTAGTGCGCATTTTAAGTAGCATTTTATGGTGTAAAAATTTGATACTTCCGGAGGAAAGAACTCCCAGCGTCAGATCACAGGACACTGGGGATGTCTGGATGACAGGCGAAAAGAAGGAATCTGATACAGCCGCTCCCACTGAAATGCCGAAGAGCAAGACGAACTGTGGAGTTATATGCATGTTTCCCATCATCCAGCACTTTGGTTTCGGAGATCGGACGGAAAACTTTTCAGCTTTGCCGAGAGTTTCCCGGCCGCTTAACATGCCAGTACGCCTTGACATACCAGACTGCACAGGGGACAGGCGTTGGTTGGATCGGAGAACATTTCTGAAACCAGATATTTCTACAAAAGAAGTTGGGCCCTCGGCGTAAATTTGTTGGCCCGTATGTTCCAGCCCATCCAGAGATGTGGCCGTGTCCAAGTCCAAATAACAGTTCggtgttcagacttcagaggccCGCCCCTCCATCCGTCAGGTGACTCAGCCACTCAGGTCATCGCCCTACAGGATGGCTGAAAATCGCCGGAAACACAtgccggccagtggacgaaacCGCTCAGCGCTTTCATCTCGGGCGTGCGCCCTTGCCCGCGTTGCGCTTGCACCTGCCCCGTTCACCATGCCGCTAAACGAAATCGACGCGACGCCGCGGAGCCGAGACGGGGTCAGGACTCGCGTGTTCCCAGGTGCATGCTGGTCGTTCCCGGGTGGAGCCCTTCCACGTTCTACCCGCGGCGTCGGAACGTTCGGGAACAACCAAATGCGCTGAAAAGGCGGGGGATGAGACTAGAGTGCCGTCGCTGTCTGCCCGTCTGTCGCGAGAGTCCAGTCCGGTCTCGACTCGTCCCATACCTTAGCTGGTACGTGCTCAGTGCTCACCCCCTTATCGCGAGGAATCTAGCAAAGCAACCCCAACACTTACCTCGCAGTCATGGGCTTAGTAGTGACTGCAAGGTTTCATCAGTAAGTGGCAAAGCGCTTTGATCGTGCCCCTGGCCTCTGGACGCTTCTGCACCGCCCCCAATTTCACGCGTAGCTGCATCCATCATTCCACATCCGATGCGAGCTTGCGCGTACCAACAGCCGGGGATCGAGTGCCGGCTTGCTGCTGAAACATCCGAGGTAATCGCTCCATCGACGTTACTGTCACACGGTACGTGCTACTGTTACCAGTCATGGAAGCGGCTCACACCGGGACAAGTAATAAACGATGGACCGACCCAAACCCCGCGTCGCCGGCCCAGGACCGGTCGTCAGGTACGCGGACACAAGTCACCCAATCACGCGAAAAAGGGGTGTCGCGATCGCCGTGAACCGATGAGCAAACGATCGGCCATTCCACCGGTTTTATCTTCAAATCGTACCGCGCGAAGGCAGTCGCGCTCGCGCCACGCCACTACCCATGCTGTGCATCCTATCACCAGCGAGCAGGACGACAACTGACCGCTTCCCTGTGCTTGCACCTCGCGTCGTCTCGCCTGATGCCTCCTGCTCGTGGACGGACGGGAACCCGACCAGAGCCACCGGCCGCCCGGCGTATAAGATTCTACCAGAGACGCCGCGCGCACCACAAGTCCTAGCGAAGGCGCGCATTTATTCTGTAAGCTCCCCACCACCTTTCTCCTCACTGCCCAGACAAGGACTCGGAAAAGCACCGGGCGATCGCCGCTGCCCCCAGCTCCAAGACCATCCAGCCATCGAAGCCACCCCACGCCCTTCACACGAGCCGGCAACGCACGGCAACAACGCGCGTAGTTCTGTCTCATCAGTCATGCATCGGCCTTGCAACAACCAACCCTGCCGCGGctcccgcgtcgccgccgccgccgtcctcgccgcgctgatgtgcgcggcgggcgtcgccgACGCGGGCACCGGCACGTTCATCTACGCCGGGTGCTCGCCGTCCAAGTACCAGCCGGGCACCCCGTTCAAGGCCAACCTGGAgtccctcctcacctccatctCCAGCGCGGCGCTCAACGGCGGGTACAACACCTTCACGGCGGGCGCCAACGGcacgggcggcgcgccggccgcgtaCGGCCTCTACCAGTGCCGCGGCGACCTCGACGGCGGCGACTGCGCGGCGTGCGTGCGGGACGCGGTGGGGCAGCTGGGCCAGGTCTGCCCCGCGGCGTACGCGGCGTCGCTGCAGCTGGAGGGGTGCTACGTGCGCTACGACAGCAGCAACTTCGTCGGCGCCCCCGACACGGCCATGGTATACCGCAAGTGcagcacgagcagcagcagcgacggcGACTTCCTCAGGAGCCGGGACGCCGTGCTCGGGGACCTGCAGGCCGTGGGCGCCGGCGGGTACAAGGTGGCCAGCTCCGGCAGCGTGCGGGGCTTGGCGCAGTGCCTGGGAGACCTCGCGGCGGCCGACTGCACGGCGTGCCTGGCGCAGGCGGCCGGGCAGCTCAAGGGCACCTGCGGCAACGCGCTGGCCGCCGACGTGTACCTGGCGCAGTGCTACGTCAGGTACTGGGCTGACGGCTACTACTTCCGCCCGACACAAGGTACGCATGCGgtttctcccttttttttcagACAATCAATCGGATTCGGTGCTATTTTCTACTGTTTCTTGTGCATAATTTAAAAATTACAAATTTGCGAGTTCTTAGCACGAGTTGCAGTAGGAATTGATTCTATTGCGCGATGGGTAAACTTACCAAAGTTACTAAAGAGGTGAGGCAGAATATGCCCACTGACAGTCCTTTTCTCCCCGTGGGCATGTCAGACTGTCAGTGGAAGAAGGTCAGGACGGAGAATGTCCGAGGCCCAGCGACTACTCCGttggttattttaatttttctaaataaatagatattattacgcatctagatatagggtGTACCTAAGTATATAACAAAGTCTATAAATAtaataaagtcaaaacaacctatattttggaatggagggagtagttaagTTTCACAGGAAAGCTCACTCCGAGTGACTCCAACAAAAATATCAAATGCCTTGATCAGACGTGCCACTTGCCAGAGACCACTCTCTGGTGTCCAATAGATTACGGGTTTCGCTACGCTAATCACCCTGAACTTTCTAGTGGACCTTACATTACAATTGGACCCAGTATATATAATCAGGGACGTGCACGCTTTGAAGTGACAGTAACAAAAGGACATTTCGAGTATGCTAGATTCGTATTTCCTGCATCGTCACCTGCAGACGCAAAGCACTCTCACCCTTAAGCTACCCGTCGAGTTCTTTTTCTTTCGCCGTATATACCGATCGACAGGGTTGTCCTGATCCACTGGGCCACTAAAAGAAAACACCTACAATTATGTCCAAGCATATCAATCGGGTTTAGGGCTGCGTGGAGGCCGCGATAGGCACGCACATTGTGGGATTGGGGGGCCTGACGGCGGCAGCCGAAGCCAACCACTCCTCATCCATGCCGATGAATATATTCCCCAACAAAGGCAGCACTCGGGCGAGTGCGCGGCTTCTTTGAATATGCTATTCTAATCCTGCACGCAGCCGATGATCTGATCTCCTCTTGTCGCAGATTATTCGCAGGACGATATCGGGAGGACcctcgccatcgtcgtcggCATCATGGCGGGGCTGGCACTCTTCGTGGTCTTCATCTCTTTCCTTAGGAAAACATGTAACTAGCATCTTCTATAGTTCTATGCTCACAAGTGTCGTCCTGTACAATCTGTGGGTGTCCGGTGTCCCTGAGTCTGTAGCACTAGCCTCAGTTAAACTGGTGTCTCGATGCAGGCTAGCTGGGCCACTGGAACCTTGCTTCCACTCTCGGATGATGGCATGAGAACAAAGGGCTGAGCTTGCGAAAGAGATCGATCAACTAGCGAAGCCTCCAAAAGCTTGGTGAAGAACATGTAATCTCATTTTGTTAGGAATAGATGTGGGTCATTTTGTTAGCATGGGATGTGGGCCGGCTATCTGAGGAGCACTGTCTTGATTTGGGTCATCATTTGTGGTCCACCGGTAGTGGCCTACTTAGCGATCATTTGTCACAAAAACATTCGCATCTGATCTTAAATCATTTCGGCAGTTGGTTGCAAATCAGACTTTACCATGGTACGGGCACACGTTGCAATATATACAGCTGATCAACCAACGCACATTCTGAGCGGCTTACATTCCCCAGATCACACGAGTTCGCACAAAGGATGTCATCATAATTCATAGACCTCGGGGACCTTTGCTATAGGCTGCAGCGGATCAAGCGCTGTGTCCTTGAGCCATTGGGCTCCACCTCGCCGAGTTGTAACCGCCGCAAGCGCTGATGCTTGACTCCCTCATCTTTGCCTCAGATATACCACTGTTGCAAATGTTTGCAAACGCCCTCATGTACTTCATGCCGTACTGAGTGAGCGAGCCGCATTGGGCTTCGAAAATCCGCACCTAGCAATAGCAGTCAAGATGAAATAAGTTCAACCGGGGACAGCCTGAATGCAAGTGTGCAAGTAGCGAAGATGTGATAGAACGGAAACTTCATGCATGCCTTATGTCAGTGCCGGATAAGAAAGGTTAGTATACTCACCATCCTCTTCAAACAATCCCAGTCATCGACTAATGGTTGACCAGAGGCCCTAACAGCCTCAAGCATTTTAGGCCCGTTCTCAAATCCAAAGACAAGTCTCCCGATGAAATCGATGCTGCTATCAAGATGCTTCCTGTGTTGAACAGTTTCTTTAATCTCTCTGAGAGCCCTCAGCTTCTCTTCAGATCCCCCGTCTAACTGCTCGTACTGAAAACAAGAAGTGAATATTAGCAAACAAGAACAATATGAGGCTACCACAAGTGATTGACAAAACTTAGAAGCGAGTGACATTGAAATGAGTGTATGAGCTCTAAGTGCGGTGCTATATCAAAGTGCTATCACAACAGCTTCTCAACAAGAGGACATTTGTATTAAGTTAGTTCTTCTTCCTATCTTCTATAAGAAGAAGCCCATCTATCAGACTTAGTTAAGCCACACCAAACAAGCCAAATATTCTATTGGTAATAGCGTGAACTTGGGAGGAAAAAGCACAAAGCTTTTGGCCAGTGATAGAACAAGTAAAACCCCTTCTCAACTGTCTTGtcaattatattttctaaagctcctcaccaaaaaaaaaatattttgtaaaGCAGAGGTATAAAATGCGTCAGCTGCGAGCATCTATGCTGGTTTTTCAAATAAGCACATTTAAGGACTTATTTGCACGTGGCAATAAAACAATTTAAAATGGTTGTAAAAACTAAAGCAGATCTGTGGTACTTATTACCAGCAACACACCAAAAGAAAAATCTGATCTTCTGTGATAAGAATGTCTGGAAGACAATCAAGTAAACAGAAAATATATAAC from Setaria italica strain Yugu1 chromosome VII, Setaria_italica_v2.0, whole genome shotgun sequence includes the following:
- the LOC101773025 gene encoding auxin-responsive protein SAUR36-like — translated: MLRKSQGGYRLGRKLLGVWRWALCGRRRRHGGYLRLQQRCGGGHCGDRAARRLAPVLRWGRSLARRLRLGWRAGGKRALEDGGDGGEPAVTTPKGQVAVYVGGGEASLRYVVPVVYFNHPMFGELLREAEEEFGFHHPGGITIPCPAARFEQAAALAAAGKKGLARW
- the LOC101754279 gene encoding uncharacterized protein LOC101754279, which encodes MKNDRNKPLALPHLRRILLFVLPLPVALLFFSLGFVLGMTSSASVENLYFPFVTPSPSAKPPSTATSLPPTTISAMHNMTDEELFRWASMATKVDGTPYHRVPKVAFMFLVRGDLPLRPLWEKFFEGHHGLYSIYVHANPSYTGSPPRDSVFHGRMIPSQRTTWGGVTLVDAERRLLANALLDLGNERFALLSESCIPVYNFPTVYAVLTGSGGASFVESIATPARYRPLFALRNNVSVAQWRKGSQWFEVDRALAAEVVADGAYFPTFRENCAGERFCVVDEHYVPTLVSVLGWGRRNANRTLTFADWDPKRRTGSHPRTHRAEEVTEELIGRIRRGGAGRSNCTYDDGASGVCFLFARKFAPDTLQPLLRLAPKAMGFG
- the LOC101773852 gene encoding cysteine-rich repeat secretory protein 15 isoform X2 translates to MHRPCNNQPCRGSRVAAAAVLAALMCAAGVADAGTGTFIYAGCSPSKYQPGTPFKANLESLLTSISSAALNGGYNTFTAGANGTGGAPAAYGLYQCRGDLDGGDCAACVRDAVGQLGQVCPAAYAASLQLEGCYVRYDSSNFVGAPDTAMVYRKCSTSSSSDGDFLRSRDAVLGDLQAVGAGGYKVASSGSVRGLAQCLGDLAAADCTACLAQAAGQLKGTCGNALAADVYLAQCYVRYWADGYYFRPTQDYSQDDIGRTLAIVVGIMAGLALFVVFISFLRKTC
- the LOC101773852 gene encoding cysteine-rich repeat secretory protein 15 isoform X1 is translated as MHRPCNNQPCRGSRVAAAAVLAALMCAAGVADAGTGTFIYAGCSPSKYQPGTPFKANLESLLTSISSAALNGGYNTFTAGANGTGGAPAAYGLYQCRGDLDGGDCAACVRDAVGQLGQVCPAAYAASLQLEGCYVRYDSSNFVGAPDTAMVYRKCSTSSSSDGDFLRSRDAVLGDLQAVGAGGYKVASSGSVRGLAQCLGDLAAADCTACLAQAAGQLKGTCGNALAADVYLAQCYVRYWADGYYFRPTQDYSQDDIGRTLAIVVGIMAGLALFVVFISFLRKTCN